The Pan troglodytes isolate AG18354 chromosome 1, NHGRI_mPanTro3-v2.0_pri, whole genome shotgun sequence genome includes a region encoding these proteins:
- the LOC740716 gene encoding small ubiquitin-related modifier 3 gives MSEEKPKEGVKTENDHINLKVAGQDGSVVQFKIKRHTPLSKLMKAYCERQGLSMRQIRFRFDGQPINETDTPAQLEMEDEDTIDVFQQQTGGVPESSLAGHSF, from the coding sequence ATGTCCGAGGAGAAGCCCAAGGAGGGTGTGAAGACAGAGAATGATCACATCAACCTGAAGGTGGCCGGGCAGGACGGCTCCGTGGTGCAGTTCAAGATCAAGAGGCACACGCCGCTGAGCAAGCTGATGAAGGCCTACTGCGAGAGGCAGGGCTTGTCAATGAGGCAGATCAGATTCAGGTTCGACGGGCAGCCAATCAATGAAACTGACACTCCAGCACAGCTGGAGATGGAGGACGAGGACACCATCGACGTGTTCCAGCAGCAGACGGGAGGTGTGCCGGAGAGCAGCCTGGCAGGGCACAGTTTCTAG
- the LOC469775 gene encoding LOW QUALITY PROTEIN: olfactory receptor 2G6 (The sequence of the model RefSeq protein was modified relative to this genomic sequence to represent the inferred CDS: inserted 1 base in 1 codon; substituted 1 base at 1 genomic stop codon), giving the protein MEETNNSSEKEFLLLGFXDQPQLERFLFAIILYFYVLSLLGNTAIILVCRLDSRLHTPMYFFLSNLSCVDICFTTSVAPQLLVTMNKKDKTMSYGGCVAQLYVAMGLGSSECILLAVMAYDRYAAVCWPLHYTAIMHPRFCASLAGGAWLSGLLTSLTQCSLTVQLPLCGHRTLDHIFCEVPVLIKLACVDTTFNEAELFVASVVFLIVPVLLILVSYGFITQAVLRIKSAAGRQKAFGTCSSHLVVVIIFYGTIIFMYLQPANSRSKNQGKFXLFYTIVTPLLNPIIYTLRNKDVKGALRTLILGSAAGQSHKD; this is encoded by the exons ATGGAGGAAACCAACAACAGCTCTGAAAAGGAATTTCTTCTCCTGGGATTTTGAGATCAGCCTCAGCTAGAGAGGTTTCTTTTTGCCATCATTTTGTACTTCTACGTCTTGAGCCTTCTGGGGAACACTGCCATCATACTAGTATGTCGTCTGGACTCCAGACTCCACACTCCAATGTACTTCTTCCTCAGCAACCTCTCGTGTGTGGACATCTGCTTTACCACCAGTGTTGCCCCACAGTTGCTGGTTACCATGAATAAGAAAGACAAAACCATGAGCTACGGTGGCTGTGTAGCCCAGCTCTACGTGGCCATGGGGTTGGGCTCGTCTGAGTGTATTCTCTTGGCCGTCATGGCTTATGACCGCTATGCTGCTGTCTGCTGGCCACTGCACTACACAGCCATTATGCACCCCAGGTTCTGTGCGTCTCTGGCCGGTGGAGCATGGCTCAGTGGCCTCCTCACCTCCCTAACTCAGTGCTCCCTCACTGTGCAGCTGCCCCTCTGTGGTCATCGCACACTGGATCATATTTTCTGTGAGGTGCCAGTGCTCATCAAACTGGCCTGTGTGGATACGACTTTCAACGAGGCAGAACTCTTTGTGGCCAGTGTAGTCTTTCTAATTGTCCCGGTGTTACTCATCTTAGTCTCCTATGGCTTTATCACCCAAGCTGTGTTAAGGATAAAATCAGCTGCGGGCCGCCAAAAGGCCTTTGGGACCTGTTCGTCTCACCTGGTTGTGGTCATCATTTTCTATGGGACCATCATATTCATGTACCTTCAACCGGCCAATAGTAGATCCAAAAACCAGGGAAAGT CTCTTTTCTATACCATAGTCACCCCACTTTTAAACCCCATTATCTACACTCTGAGAAACAAAGATGTGAAAGGGGCCTTGAGGACCCTGATACTGGGAAGTGCTGCTGGACAAAGCCACAAGGACTAG